GATACAATTGTTTTTTTGTCATTTTCGTATTATTATCTTAAAATAGTAGTTTTTTTTACGTTTTAATACTTGAGAGGAACCAAGCCGGGACTTCCGTGTTCGAGCCTGTTTTGATACCATTAAAAGGCGGTAAAATCACTGTTGGATTTGCCCGGAACCTTGCCGATAATTAATTATATAAGTATTGTACCAAGGGGATGCGTGGTAAGCGGGAATGGGATGAGACAACACGGTTTATTGAAAAATTCTAATAAGCAGGAATAAAAATTATGTGCGGTATTGTTGGATATGTCGGCTTTCGCCAGGCGCTGCCGGTCCTGATTCAGGGACTGAAAAGGCTTGAGTATCGCGGCTATGATTCGGCCGGTATTGTGCTTGCCGAAAACGGCGCTCTGACGGTCGAAAAATGTGTGGGGAAAATAGTCTGTCTGGAAGAACAGCTTAAGGGAAAAGAATACAATGCTACTTCCGGCATCGCGCACACCCGCTGGGCGACTCATGGCGAACCGACCATTATCAATGCCCACCCGCATCTGGATAGCAAGGACCAAATCGCTCTGGTGCATAACGGAATTATCGAAAACTATCGGGCCTTAAAAGCCTTTCTCGAAGAGCGGGGCCACAAGTTCAAAACCCAGACCGATACCGAAATACTGGTCCAGTTGATCGAAGAGTACTATGAAGGCGACCTTACCGAAGCGACGCGAATAGCGCTGACTCAGGTAGAGGGGACCTACGGCATTGTCGTAATCGCCTCGCATGAACCGGGTAAAATCGTGGCCGCCCGGCAGGGCTCCCCGCTGGTGGTCGGGTGCGGCGTTAATGAAAATTTCGTGGCTTCGGATATGAGCGCTATTCTTGCCTACACCAACCGGGCGGTTTATCTCGAAGAGGGCGACATCGTCACCGTGACCGCCGATAAATATGAAGTCACCGCCGTGGATAAAAATCTTCTGCGTATGCCTCAGATCGAAGAAATTTCCTGGACACTTGACCAGATCGAAAAAAGCGGCTATGAGCATTTCATGCAGAAGGAGATTCATGAACAGCCGATAACACTGGCCAACGCAATTCGCGGGCGGCTTAATTATGATGAGGGCATACCCAGGCTCAGCGGTCTGAACCTCCAATATGACGAATTGCAGAATATCGACCGCATTATTATAACTGCCTGCGGCACATCCTGGCATTCCGCCCTGATCGGTGAATACGTCATCGAGGAGATGGCGCGTATACCGGTCGAAGTCGAGTATGCCTCCGAATTTCGCTATCGTTTGCCTATCATCAAGCCGGGAACGCTGGTTTTTGTCATCAGCCAGTCCGGTGAGACGGCCGATACTCTGGCCGCTCTTCGTGAAGCCAGAAAGATGGGCGCCACCGTCCTGGGTATCTGCAATGTGGTCGGTTCTTCGATTGCCCGTGAGACCGATGGCGGCGTGTATATTCATGCCGGACCGGAAATCGGGGTGGCCTCGACCAAGGCCTTTACATCACAGGTGATGGTTCTCTTTGAGATTGCCCTCCTTTTGGGCCGCATGCGGAATATTTCCGCCCAGAAGGGAAAGGAACTGATTCGGTTCCTTAACAATATTCCGGGTCAGGTGGAGCAGATTCTTGAGACCGAAAGCCAGATAAAGAAAATCGCCGAACAATATTACCGAAGCAATAATTTCCTTTATCTGGGGCGCGGGGTCAATTTCCCGACCGCGCTTGAAGGCGCCCTCAAGCTGAAGGAAATATCATATATCCATGCCGAGGGCTATCCGGCGGCGGAAATGAAGCATGGTCCGATCGCGCTGATTGACGAAAATATGCCGGTGGTGGTGGTTGCGCTTAAAGATGCCGTCTATGATAAGGTGCTTTCGAATATCG
Above is a genomic segment from candidate division Zixibacteria bacterium HGW-Zixibacteria-1 containing:
- the glmS gene encoding glutamine--fructose-6-phosphate transaminase (isomerizing); the protein is MCGIVGYVGFRQALPVLIQGLKRLEYRGYDSAGIVLAENGALTVEKCVGKIVCLEEQLKGKEYNATSGIAHTRWATHGEPTIINAHPHLDSKDQIALVHNGIIENYRALKAFLEERGHKFKTQTDTEILVQLIEEYYEGDLTEATRIALTQVEGTYGIVVIASHEPGKIVAARQGSPLVVGCGVNENFVASDMSAILAYTNRAVYLEEGDIVTVTADKYEVTAVDKNLLRMPQIEEISWTLDQIEKSGYEHFMQKEIHEQPITLANAIRGRLNYDEGIPRLSGLNLQYDELQNIDRIIITACGTSWHSALIGEYVIEEMARIPVEVEYASEFRYRLPIIKPGTLVFVISQSGETADTLAALREARKMGATVLGICNVVGSSIARETDGGVYIHAGPEIGVASTKAFTSQVMVLFEIALLLGRMRNISAQKGKELIRFLNNIPGQVEQILETESQIKKIAEQYYRSNNFLYLGRGVNFPTALEGALKLKEISYIHAEGYPAAEMKHGPIALIDENMPVVVVALKDAVYDKVLSNIEEVRARHGKVIAIASQGDSEIEEKVGHVIHIPKTYPLFTPILASIPLQLLAYHIAVLRGCDIDQPRNLAKSVTVE